In one Nitrososphaera viennensis EN76 genomic region, the following are encoded:
- a CDS encoding creatininase family protein, producing MSVYGMSDPQFWSALKKTKRAIIPVGSLEQHGPHLPVSTDALIAEHVSKLVAQKVGALVLPAIAYGVSFEHDPMFHVSLRNSTLSALVCDACAALAGHGVKEVVVINGHHGNIGALQYIAQDLAGRIPDNVSVHVLHYWHQMKNDELGHAGEVETSLVLAIAPELVRMEKAQAGAIKPTKSKAAYASIANSPGSFVKMTGNGVWGDPKKASAETGQRLLKEITAGLARTISELAAD from the coding sequence ATGTCCGTCTATGGCATGAGCGACCCGCAGTTCTGGAGCGCGCTCAAAAAGACAAAAAGGGCGATAATCCCTGTCGGCTCGCTGGAGCAGCACGGCCCCCACCTGCCGGTGTCCACCGACGCGCTCATCGCAGAGCACGTCTCAAAACTGGTCGCGCAAAAGGTGGGCGCGCTGGTGCTTCCTGCCATAGCCTACGGAGTCTCGTTTGAGCACGACCCGATGTTTCACGTGTCGCTGCGCAACTCTACCCTGTCAGCGCTGGTGTGCGACGCATGCGCGGCCCTCGCCGGGCACGGCGTCAAGGAGGTTGTCGTGATAAACGGCCACCACGGCAACATTGGCGCTCTGCAGTACATTGCCCAGGACCTTGCCGGCAGAATTCCTGACAACGTCTCTGTTCATGTGCTGCATTACTGGCACCAGATGAAAAATGACGAGCTGGGCCACGCCGGAGAGGTCGAGACGTCGCTCGTCCTTGCCATCGCGCCCGAGCTGGTCAGGATGGAAAAGGCGCAGGCAGGCGCAATAAAGCCGACGAAATCAAAGGCCGCCTACGCAAGCATCGCAAACTCGCCCGGCTCGTTTGTAAAAATGACAGGCAATGGCGTGTGGGGAGACCCGAAAAAGGCGTCTGCTGAAACTGGGCAGCGCCTGCTGAAGGAAATAACAGCCGGCCTTGCCAGGACGATTTCCGAACTTGCTGCTGATTAA
- a CDS encoding type II toxin-antitoxin system RatA family toxin, which translates to MPAPVDRVWEVVSDVDSEPRYYPGLNSVRNISRNGNVIEREVTVGFRDSRGKQTVMLNPKRSVEVIMKEGVMTGTRTVTLTPLDGGTRIDISWDIEVPGVPALFRGNVKNRIAKGTEEALDRIARAAQ; encoded by the coding sequence GTGCCTGCGCCGGTGGACAGGGTGTGGGAGGTCGTCTCAGACGTTGACAGCGAGCCCAGGTACTACCCCGGCCTCAACTCTGTCAGGAACATCAGCAGGAACGGCAACGTGATCGAAAGGGAGGTGACAGTCGGCTTTAGGGACTCGCGCGGAAAGCAGACCGTGATGCTGAACCCCAAGAGGTCGGTAGAGGTGATCATGAAGGAAGGCGTCATGACAGGCACGAGGACAGTCACGCTGACCCCCCTTGACGGTGGCACAAGGATCGACATTTCCTGGGACATAGAGGTGCCCGGCGTCCCTGCGCTGTTCAGGGGCAACGTGAAAAACCGCATTGCAAAAGGAACCGAGGAGGCGCTAGACAGGATTGCCAGAGCAGCTCAGTAG
- a CDS encoding glycosyltransferase family protein, translated as MLNILHIWDQAGVACVLAKYQRRMQGCQSKVIITSNADKFGIYDFYSSSNNNNNNDDNDNIADVVASPQDFVGTCLKRAEKADVIHVHSRADMVPILRKRFGDSKVIVLHYHGTDIRGLRKYSLPHRSIASDIAIMAIYTARRIKNRSTNPQAQKMADRVVVATPDLLELAPPMSVYVPNPVDVDHFRPIRKNPAAGERTGQSDDEDNNSSTKALTFNTETADLQLVMQHFEKSRLPYELEVYDRTKNPIRYGDMPAFLGKYRAYVDIRYVNGKVLQNQSKTALEALACGLKVIDYRANVHTRLPPEHDPLGIASRLVGMYHNLLENKGARRLQL; from the coding sequence ATGCTGAACATACTGCACATCTGGGACCAGGCGGGCGTGGCCTGCGTCCTGGCGAAATACCAGAGAAGGATGCAAGGGTGCCAGTCAAAAGTCATCATAACAAGCAACGCGGACAAATTCGGGATTTACGACTTTTACAGCAGCAGTAATAACAACAACAATAATGATGATAATGACAATATTGCAGACGTTGTTGCCAGCCCCCAGGATTTTGTCGGAACGTGCCTGAAAAGGGCGGAAAAAGCGGATGTGATTCATGTCCACAGCAGGGCTGATATGGTTCCCATCCTGCGCAAAAGATTCGGCGACTCAAAAGTAATCGTGCTCCACTACCACGGCACAGACATCAGAGGATTAAGGAAATACAGCCTCCCGCACAGGTCGATTGCCTCCGACATTGCCATCATGGCAATCTACACGGCAAGAAGGATAAAGAACCGGAGCACAAATCCGCAAGCCCAAAAAATGGCAGACCGGGTTGTCGTGGCGACTCCCGACCTTCTAGAGCTTGCGCCTCCGATGTCGGTGTACGTCCCAAATCCGGTGGACGTGGATCACTTTCGGCCAATCCGGAAAAACCCTGCTGCAGGCGAAAGGACAGGCCAAAGTGACGATGAGGATAATAATAGTAGTACTAAAGCATTGACATTCAACACCGAGACTGCCGATTTGCAACTGGTCATGCAGCATTTCGAAAAAAGCAGGCTGCCCTACGAATTAGAAGTGTACGACAGGACCAAGAACCCGATAAGGTACGGGGACATGCCGGCCTTTCTTGGAAAATACAGGGCGTACGTGGACATAAGGTACGTAAACGGCAAGGTCCTGCAAAACCAGAGCAAGACCGCGCTTGAAGCTCTTGCCTGCGGCTTGAAGGTAATAGACTACAGGGCAAACGTCCACACCCGCCTGCCGCCAGAACACGACCCGCTTGGCATCGCGTCGAGGCTTGTCGGCATGTATCACAACTTGCTCGAAAACAAGGGCGCAAGGAGGCTCCAACTATGA
- a CDS encoding bifunctional 5,10-methylenetetrahydrofolate dehydrogenase/5,10-methenyltetrahydrofolate cyclohydrolase — translation MVAQIISGLAVAQDVKERVKKAVEDLKASGITPCLATVLVGDDPASATYVNSKQKTAKELGIATRDHRLAATFKQHELLELVQLLNNDPEVHGILVQLPLPKHIDEFAIINTISPLKDVDGLTPYSAGMLQNGMALLKPCTPSGVMELFDYYKITLEGKDAVIINRSNLVGKPLVFMLLERNATVTVCHSRTKELAARLRQADIIITAVGNRERFTLTADMVKEGAVVIDVATSRISGKLAGDADFEAVKQKASWITPVPGGVGPMTIAMLMKNTVSAASVLRGASG, via the coding sequence TTGGTGGCGCAGATAATAAGCGGGCTTGCTGTCGCTCAGGACGTCAAAGAACGAGTGAAAAAGGCAGTCGAGGATCTAAAGGCTTCTGGGATCACCCCGTGCCTTGCAACAGTGCTCGTAGGCGACGACCCTGCATCTGCTACGTACGTCAACAGCAAGCAAAAGACCGCAAAGGAGCTTGGCATCGCCACCCGGGACCATCGCCTTGCCGCAACCTTCAAGCAGCACGAGCTCCTGGAGCTTGTGCAGCTCTTGAACAACGACCCGGAGGTGCACGGCATACTGGTGCAGCTGCCCCTGCCAAAACACATTGACGAGTTTGCGATAATAAACACAATCAGCCCGCTAAAGGACGTCGACGGTCTGACCCCGTACAGCGCCGGCATGCTCCAGAATGGCATGGCGTTGCTAAAGCCATGCACGCCTTCCGGCGTGATGGAGCTTTTCGACTATTACAAGATAACACTTGAGGGCAAGGACGCCGTGATAATCAACAGGAGCAACCTGGTGGGCAAGCCGCTCGTGTTCATGCTCCTTGAACGCAACGCCACCGTGACCGTCTGCCATTCAAGGACCAAGGAACTTGCCGCGCGCCTGAGGCAGGCCGACATCATCATAACCGCGGTCGGAAACCGGGAGCGCTTTACCCTTACCGCAGACATGGTCAAGGAAGGCGCAGTCGTCATTGACGTTGCGACGAGCAGGATAAGCGGCAAGCTCGCCGGCGACGCCGACTTTGAAGCGGTAAAGCAAAAGGCGTCGTGGATAACGCCCGTCCCCGGGGGCGTGGGCCCTATGACGATAGCGATGCTCATGAAAAACACCGTCTCTGCGGCATCGGTCTTGCGAGGGGCATCTGGCTGA
- a CDS encoding SHOCT domain-containing protein — protein MSGNQDSNRIRRIVGWGMIGLIAAIGIAIVLSFYLAPRPPGAFYFFPFHFGWLGGIFLIFIVFWIARWLLWPWRGGRGYYYAYPYQQRADAVSIVRERYAKGEITKEQFEQMLRDLRQQED, from the coding sequence ATGAGTGGGAACCAAGACTCAAACCGCATCAGGCGAATCGTAGGCTGGGGCATGATAGGATTGATAGCCGCAATAGGAATAGCTATTGTTCTATCATTCTACCTTGCACCCCGGCCGCCAGGAGCCTTCTATTTCTTCCCGTTTCATTTTGGCTGGCTGGGCGGCATCTTCTTGATATTCATAGTCTTTTGGATAGCAAGGTGGCTGCTCTGGCCTTGGAGGGGAGGAAGAGGCTACTATTACGCGTACCCATACCAGCAAAGGGCGGACGCCGTGTCAATTGTCAGGGAGAGGTATGCGAAAGGCGAGATCACAAAAGAGCAGTTTGAGCAGATGCTGCGCGACTTGCGGCAGCAGGAGGACTGA
- a CDS encoding formyltetrahydrofolate deformylase, producing the protein MVAAAAASKTIIEVTVVGKDRKGVVADITNFIFQNGGNIEKINQNVVRGLFGMQLEASFVQAKRKDLDAGLKDLAKKLQMEIKVHYQEPDRLRNVAILVSKEPHCIKRILAGRKKGEIKANLAVVIGSEPSLKPVADEAGIPFHSVSHADQAEAERNILDLIEKYNVDLIVLARYMRILTPNFVWRYPNRIINIHPSLLPAFPGAYAYVQAYERGAKIVGCTAHFVTEDLDQGPIICQESFKVSDSDTLDTIKKKGQELEAETLFEAVRLYLEGRLEVYWGKVLVHDKSPRGKATATTSS; encoded by the coding sequence ATGGTTGCCGCTGCTGCAGCAAGCAAGACGATAATCGAAGTCACCGTCGTGGGCAAGGACCGCAAAGGGGTCGTGGCCGACATTACCAACTTTATCTTCCAGAACGGCGGCAACATCGAGAAGATAAACCAGAACGTGGTGCGCGGCCTGTTTGGCATGCAGCTGGAGGCGTCGTTTGTGCAGGCAAAGAGGAAGGATCTCGACGCCGGCCTCAAGGACCTTGCCAAGAAGCTCCAGATGGAGATAAAAGTCCACTACCAGGAACCGGACAGGCTGAGAAACGTGGCGATCCTTGTCAGCAAAGAGCCGCACTGCATAAAGAGGATACTCGCCGGCCGCAAAAAGGGCGAGATAAAGGCCAACCTTGCAGTCGTGATTGGAAGCGAGCCTTCGCTCAAGCCGGTTGCCGACGAGGCAGGAATCCCGTTCCACTCTGTATCCCACGCCGACCAGGCCGAGGCGGAGCGAAACATCCTCGACCTCATTGAAAAGTACAATGTCGACCTGATAGTGCTTGCGCGCTATATGCGCATCCTCACGCCAAACTTTGTCTGGCGCTACCCAAACCGCATAATCAACATACACCCGTCGCTCCTGCCTGCGTTCCCCGGCGCCTACGCGTACGTCCAGGCGTACGAGAGGGGGGCCAAGATAGTTGGGTGCACGGCGCATTTTGTCACCGAAGACCTCGACCAGGGCCCCATAATATGCCAGGAATCGTTCAAGGTCTCAGACAGCGACACACTTGACACCATAAAGAAAAAGGGCCAGGAGCTCGAGGCAGAGACGCTCTTTGAGGCAGTCAGGCTGTACCTTGAGGGCCGCCTTGAGGTGTACTGGGGCAAGGTCCTCGTGCACGACAAGTCGCCCCGGGGAAAGGCGACGGCGACGACAAGTTCTTAA
- a CDS encoding LSM domain-containing protein, with protein MSVDMAVKVLDESLGKVVLIKLKGGKVIRGNLHGFDQHMNLLLEDSVEILEEGKSNDLGTIVVRGDNVVIISPPPK; from the coding sequence ATGTCCGTTGATATGGCAGTTAAGGTTCTCGACGAGAGCCTTGGAAAAGTCGTGCTTATCAAGTTGAAAGGTGGCAAGGTCATCAGGGGAAACCTCCACGGCTTTGACCAGCACATGAACCTGTTGCTCGAAGACTCTGTGGAAATCCTTGAGGAGGGCAAGTCCAATGACCTCGGAACTATTGTCGTGAGGGGCGACAACGTGGTCATCATATCTCCGCCTCCAAAGTAG
- a CDS encoding 50S ribosomal protein L37e, with amino-acid sequence MTKGTTSMGNFTRKKTHIRCRRCGHNSYHKRHKRCSKCGYPEATMRKYTWIKRQVL; translated from the coding sequence GTGACGAAAGGCACAACTTCGATGGGTAATTTTACCCGCAAAAAGACCCACATACGCTGCAGAAGGTGCGGCCACAACTCGTACCACAAGCGCCACAAGCGCTGTTCAAAGTGCGGCTACCCTGAAGCCACGATGCGCAAATACACCTGGATAAAGCGCCAGGTGCTCTAG
- a CDS encoding glycosyltransferase, whose translation MRILHLSHDGLPDWRVEKAALASSKQGYEVFFAGKKVAGGYDTSKIFNQAYEINWTAKALYGIPYYWHSVRSQLARILKQVRPDVVHAHNLFSAKLAQDLGEHFVYDDHESWSKHSLLLGEMEEKATAAQQQQQYISSANGSGSSGSSLVHSIRSMAARTKRTAVNRHATSLWTKWEKDVLGSSAATITVSNRIARELRLASGNNNNARVVVVPNYPTRQETSGLDRPRYLDRLSSVYSGSDGQSNGAKLPNRNMDGLYDLFDSNDNNSNTGRLTILGWQQDADPSSRVRFSGFLSRKEMFKEMSNHSIGLLPWKRHWSHYFVNPNKVYEYAHAGLHVMCTSSFETVIETLQGNCSTFDNYEDLASQLEYYNENMDELYEKRARTFEFAHSNLVWENFEPEILRSYQLTG comes from the coding sequence ATGAGGATACTGCATCTTTCCCACGACGGCCTGCCGGATTGGCGGGTCGAAAAAGCGGCGCTGGCCTCATCAAAGCAAGGCTACGAGGTATTTTTTGCAGGGAAAAAAGTCGCCGGCGGATATGACACGTCAAAAATATTCAATCAGGCGTACGAGATAAACTGGACGGCAAAGGCGCTCTATGGAATACCGTATTACTGGCATTCGGTAAGGAGCCAGCTTGCCAGGATACTCAAGCAGGTCAGGCCAGACGTGGTGCACGCCCACAACCTCTTTTCGGCAAAGCTCGCCCAAGACCTTGGAGAGCATTTCGTCTACGACGACCACGAATCCTGGTCAAAGCATTCCCTCCTTCTGGGCGAAATGGAAGAAAAAGCAACAGCGGCGCAGCAGCAACAACAATACATCAGCAGCGCAAACGGCAGCGGCAGCAGTGGCAGTAGCCTGGTACATTCCATCAGGTCCATGGCTGCGCGGACCAAGAGGACCGCGGTAAACCGCCATGCGACTAGTTTGTGGACAAAATGGGAGAAGGATGTCCTGGGCTCGTCGGCAGCGACCATCACCGTCTCAAACAGGATCGCAAGAGAACTCAGGCTGGCCTCCGGGAATAATAATAATGCAAGGGTTGTCGTTGTCCCGAATTACCCGACGAGGCAGGAGACCAGCGGCCTGGACAGGCCAAGATACCTTGACAGGCTGTCCTCCGTCTACTCGGGAAGCGACGGCCAGAGCAACGGCGCCAAACTGCCCAACCGCAACATGGACGGCCTCTACGACCTGTTTGATTCCAACGACAACAACAGCAATACAGGAAGGCTGACAATACTCGGCTGGCAGCAAGACGCCGATCCTTCCTCAAGGGTGAGATTCTCAGGGTTCCTCTCCAGAAAAGAGATGTTCAAGGAAATGTCAAACCATTCGATTGGGCTGCTGCCCTGGAAGCGGCACTGGTCCCATTACTTTGTCAATCCAAACAAGGTCTACGAATACGCCCACGCGGGCCTCCACGTGATGTGCACCTCTTCCTTTGAAACGGTGATAGAGACGCTGCAAGGAAACTGCTCGACATTTGATAACTACGAGGACCTGGCATCGCAGCTGGAATACTACAATGAAAACATGGACGAGCTTTACGAAAAGAGGGCCAGGACGTTTGAATTTGCGCACAGCAACCTGGTATGGGAGAATTTCGAGCCCGAGATACTCAGGTCCTACCAATTGACTGGCTGA
- a CDS encoding class I SAM-dependent DNA methyltransferase — protein MKNSETRGYWEERLAKNFDLSGVGFSTLGKKYNEWMYRIRRHVLLKTLGKLDYHHFGDNNTTKILDIGVGTGFYIDFWKKWCQGKAAVAAVDGVDITNVAVERMKKKYHDSQFYVADIGENNVLEMFGKKRYDVISAFDVLFHITNDEKYRRAIQNIYALLEPAGIFVLSENFVHSNLRANFQVNRSKGHIERLLSDTGFQIIERTPMFVLMNAPVNSDSRVRKYCWRSLTRLVSRGESAGFVMGAAVYPVERLLLSVTDKGPSTELIICKKA, from the coding sequence ATGAAGAATTCAGAAACAAGGGGGTACTGGGAAGAGAGGCTTGCAAAGAATTTCGACCTGTCCGGCGTGGGCTTTTCCACCCTTGGAAAAAAGTACAACGAATGGATGTACAGGATCCGCAGGCATGTTTTGCTCAAGACGCTAGGAAAGCTGGACTACCATCACTTTGGCGACAACAACACGACAAAGATTCTGGACATCGGGGTCGGGACGGGCTTTTACATCGACTTTTGGAAGAAATGGTGCCAGGGCAAGGCGGCAGTAGCAGCAGTAGACGGAGTGGACATCACAAACGTAGCAGTTGAAAGGATGAAAAAGAAGTATCACGATTCGCAGTTTTATGTCGCGGACATTGGCGAGAACAACGTGCTTGAAATGTTTGGCAAAAAAAGGTACGACGTCATATCTGCCTTTGACGTGCTTTTCCACATCACCAACGACGAAAAGTACAGGCGGGCGATACAGAACATCTACGCCCTCCTGGAGCCGGCGGGGATCTTTGTCCTGTCGGAAAACTTTGTGCATTCCAACTTGAGAGCAAATTTTCAGGTGAACAGGTCAAAAGGGCACATCGAGAGACTGCTTTCAGATACAGGGTTTCAGATAATCGAGCGGACTCCCATGTTCGTACTGATGAACGCCCCCGTCAATTCAGATTCAAGGGTGAGAAAGTACTGCTGGAGGTCGCTTACAAGGCTTGTCAGCCGGGGCGAATCTGCAGGATTTGTCATGGGCGCCGCTGTCTATCCGGTGGAGCGCCTGCTCCTGTCAGTGACTGACAAGGGGCCGTCAACCGAGCTCATCATTTGCAAAAAAGCATAA
- a CDS encoding glycosyltransferase family A protein, giving the protein MSSYFVIVTCRNSENNIEEALLSLKAQTVSPSYVIVIDDGSKDRTADILRQLQSGWPSLHVITNPDLGYNIARVVSNWNKAIQYARDHRLPPADYHMISTDDTVYERDYAEKMMRHMDADKKIAIASGNYEDKDAIAPHGGGRFVRTEFFDRHHGLYPEKMGYESLVLYSATRHGYAFKVFNDVRFEHTRPLGKNHHFYEFGASMRTLGYHPLFALGRFFLYFASGKPTGRLGAIYMLYYYLSYKPKDTGYDSMHDREIRQYIRDYQFARIKRKLGV; this is encoded by the coding sequence TTGAGTTCGTATTTTGTTATAGTGACGTGCAGAAACTCTGAGAACAACATCGAGGAGGCGCTGCTTTCGCTTAAGGCCCAGACAGTCTCGCCATCTTACGTCATCGTGATAGACGACGGCTCCAAGGACCGGACGGCCGACATACTGCGGCAGCTGCAGTCGGGCTGGCCTTCCCTGCATGTAATCACGAACCCTGACCTCGGCTACAACATCGCAAGGGTGGTGAGCAACTGGAACAAGGCCATCCAGTACGCGCGGGATCACCGCCTGCCTCCTGCAGATTACCACATGATAAGCACTGACGACACGGTCTACGAGCGCGACTATGCTGAAAAAATGATGCGCCACATGGACGCGGATAAAAAGATAGCAATCGCGTCGGGCAACTATGAAGACAAAGACGCTATCGCCCCGCATGGCGGCGGCAGGTTTGTCAGGACAGAGTTTTTCGACAGGCACCACGGCCTGTACCCTGAAAAGATGGGCTACGAGTCGCTTGTTCTCTACTCTGCGACGCGACACGGCTATGCTTTCAAGGTATTCAATGACGTTAGGTTTGAGCACACACGCCCACTCGGCAAGAACCACCACTTTTACGAGTTTGGCGCAAGCATGCGGACGCTTGGATACCACCCGCTCTTTGCGCTGGGCAGGTTCTTCCTGTACTTCGCAAGCGGAAAACCGACGGGCCGGCTTGGCGCGATATACATGCTCTACTACTATTTGTCGTACAAGCCAAAGGACACCGGCTACGACAGCATGCACGACCGCGAGATAAGGCAGTACATACGCGACTATCAGTTTGCGCGTATAAAGAGAAAGCTTGGCGTCTAG
- a CDS encoding winged helix-turn-helix transcriptional regulator — protein sequence MAYAADGINVRGAECMSVALGRNSSNKGFGGAAGIAKVLGRRWALLILENLSGREAARFDDLKRALGGISSTVLSERLKELECNSLIVKKSYKGRPPRIEYRLSDGTKELEAIMDEIGRWQARWKKKNKPPAGDAMKRQSL from the coding sequence TTGGCATACGCTGCAGACGGCATAAACGTACGAGGCGCAGAGTGCATGAGCGTCGCGCTTGGCAGAAACAGCAGTAACAAAGGATTTGGAGGCGCCGCAGGCATTGCAAAGGTGCTTGGCAGGCGGTGGGCGCTTTTGATCCTTGAAAACCTGAGTGGCAGAGAAGCGGCGCGTTTTGACGACTTAAAGCGCGCCCTTGGAGGAATCAGCAGCACGGTGCTGTCAGAGCGCCTGAAGGAGCTGGAATGCAATAGCCTGATAGTCAAAAAGAGCTACAAGGGAAGGCCGCCGAGGATAGAATACAGGCTTTCAGACGGCACAAAAGAGCTTGAAGCCATCATGGATGAAATCGGCAGGTGGCAGGCGAGGTGGAAGAAAAAGAATAAGCCGCCGGCAGGAGACGCGATGAAAAGGCAATCGCTTTAA
- a CDS encoding asparagine synthase C-terminal domain-containing protein: MPAAVDYDAIANILTLRYNPRRSPPKRPLAASDFVPAKADNNNVESQALKIIEGDLARVREKRVSVLLSGGVDSVLTLAMLRKFRPDINVSCVSMGFGEDDDEVSAARNIAGIYGCDFRGLVLDDVLIGLPRLVKIAGEPRWNLYQAYAFEACREKTIFSGDGGDELFAGYTFRYQKYLSFLPEKAGWKEKARLYVSCHERDWVPDQEKVFGPKVRFSWDRIYGLLKHHFNNSRLAPLDQVFLADWNGKLLFDWLPANLAFSKAFGIKIQSLFLSGRMTKFATHLPWQVKYDPQSATGKLPLRAILKGERLHMEPVKKGFSANSISLWKKRDQEITKQYVNNSGDSEVVRAGIISGDWVQKTTEKLLAQEEPDVRYVNKMLALLALEVWWRLFVSKTMKGSEKL, translated from the coding sequence GTGCCTGCAGCTGTAGACTATGACGCAATAGCAAACATTCTCACGCTGCGTTACAACCCTCGCAGGTCTCCGCCCAAAAGGCCGCTTGCCGCATCCGATTTTGTGCCTGCCAAGGCCGACAACAACAACGTGGAATCGCAGGCATTGAAAATCATCGAGGGCGACCTTGCGCGCGTCAGGGAAAAACGCGTCTCGGTGCTCCTGAGCGGCGGCGTGGATTCAGTCCTCACGCTTGCCATGCTGAGAAAATTCCGGCCTGACATCAACGTCTCGTGCGTCAGCATGGGGTTTGGAGAAGATGATGACGAGGTGTCGGCGGCGCGAAATATTGCAGGAATATATGGCTGCGATTTTCGCGGGCTTGTTCTGGACGACGTCTTGATCGGCCTGCCGAGGCTTGTAAAAATCGCAGGGGAGCCACGGTGGAACCTGTACCAGGCGTACGCGTTTGAGGCGTGCAGGGAAAAGACAATATTTTCCGGCGACGGGGGCGACGAGCTGTTTGCCGGCTATACATTTCGGTACCAAAAGTACCTCTCGTTTTTGCCGGAAAAAGCCGGGTGGAAGGAAAAGGCAAGGCTCTACGTGTCGTGCCACGAGCGGGACTGGGTGCCGGACCAGGAGAAGGTCTTTGGTCCAAAGGTCAGGTTCTCGTGGGACAGGATCTACGGGCTCTTGAAGCATCATTTCAATAACAGCAGACTCGCACCGCTTGACCAGGTGTTTCTTGCAGACTGGAACGGCAAGCTGCTGTTTGACTGGCTGCCAGCCAACTTGGCGTTTTCAAAAGCGTTTGGAATCAAGATCCAGTCGCTCTTTCTTTCAGGCCGCATGACAAAATTTGCCACGCACCTGCCCTGGCAGGTAAAATATGACCCCCAGTCTGCCACGGGCAAGCTGCCTTTGCGCGCCATACTAAAGGGCGAGCGCCTACACATGGAACCTGTCAAGAAGGGCTTTTCCGCAAACTCTATCTCGCTGTGGAAAAAGAGGGACCAAGAAATCACAAAACAGTACGTCAACAACAGCGGGGATTCAGAGGTGGTCAGGGCCGGCATCATAAGCGGCGACTGGGTGCAAAAAACGACCGAAAAGCTACTGGCGCAGGAAGAGCCGGACGTGCGCTATGTCAACAAGATGCTGGCTCTGCTTGCCCTTGAAGTGTGGTGGCGGCTCTTTGTCAGCAAGACCATGAAGGGAAGCGAGAAGCTCTAG
- a CDS encoding 5-formyltetrahydrofolate cyclo-ligase, producing the protein MDNARPRGRGPYDDSDAHEKHRLCGIGLARGIWLNDTRKEKQRIRRAALARRDALAPLDIEQQSVLVQESAVQSKEFEKAQVVGAYYPKGSEVRTALLIGIAKEQGKKVALPRTEGNDMRLYEYEPADKLVPGKFGIMEPAPKKRLVERVDLLLVPGVAFDRKGCRIGYGKGYYDRFISEGGASFSMGLAYSIQIVDELPRGRFDRKLGALATENGLLYF; encoded by the coding sequence GTGGATAACGCCCGTCCCCGGGGGCGTGGGCCCTATGACGATAGCGATGCTCATGAAAAACACCGTCTCTGCGGCATCGGTCTTGCGAGGGGCATCTGGCTGAACGACACGCGCAAGGAAAAGCAAAGGATCCGCCGCGCGGCCCTTGCAAGGCGCGACGCCCTTGCACCCCTGGATATAGAGCAGCAGAGCGTGCTGGTACAGGAAAGCGCCGTCCAGAGCAAGGAGTTTGAAAAGGCGCAGGTGGTGGGCGCATACTATCCCAAGGGCTCCGAAGTCCGCACCGCCCTCCTGATAGGCATCGCAAAGGAGCAGGGCAAGAAGGTGGCGCTTCCAAGGACCGAGGGCAACGACATGCGCTTGTACGAGTACGAGCCGGCCGACAAGCTTGTCCCGGGCAAGTTCGGCATAATGGAGCCGGCGCCAAAGAAGAGGCTTGTTGAACGCGTAGACCTGCTGCTTGTCCCCGGCGTGGCGTTTGACCGCAAGGGGTGCAGGATAGGCTACGGCAAGGGCTATTACGACCGTTTCATCTCGGAGGGCGGGGCGTCGTTTTCCATGGGCCTTGCCTACTCTATACAGATAGTGGATGAACTTCCACGCGGTA